The DNA region TCCCTATCTTTAAATATGTGTAATTTATTATagttaaaattttatatcatattaaatcttttaaaattacctcatgtttattattctttatttattattttttaaaattgagaaTTATAATCTCAATTAAGATTCACAAAAATTTCTCCTCCAGCAATAATATATTCTAAAACACGTTTTCAAAATAAAGTGAGAAGAATAAATTGAATTCATCAAATTTGCATTGTACTTATCATATATTACAAATGTTAATTGATCCTCTAATTTCCAGGTAGTTTCGAAACGGTTGCCAAAAATTTTGAGcggacttttctttttgttttcgtgAATCatatttaatcaaattttaaattgataccAATACAATATAAAGACAtgcattattaataaaataatgccATGCACAACTTAGAATAGGTTTGGATTATAGATAGACTCTGTAATTATACCATCCAAAATTCCAAATTGCatctatttgaatttattttgtttgatatccactttttttcaaaatatattaacCAGTAACACATTCCAATTTCAAAGAGATACAAACATGGAAAATgagtttttttcagtttttttttgggCTTCTTAATTTGGCCCAAAGGCAGAAAGAATTACCATTGAAATTCAAAAACAAGTAGATTCATCTTTTCTCCTTTATTCTTATTCTCATGATAAGTAAACAAAACGAttcaataccaaaaaaaaaagagtaaacaaACGAATGATTAATTTCGTTTtggaatatgttttttttttttttttacgtttgtaAGAAATAAGAATAAGATCATAAACTAGGGAATGAAATATGAACACGCGTTGAAGGTGACATACAACATTCAAAGAACATGCTATGTTGAAAATAGGAAATTAGCTGTGATACCTTTGAGGAAATGATTTTAACAACCTTATTATGGTAGTTGAGCACACATTGACAAGATAATTGATGAACATTGAGGAATGAATGGGTAGGAAAGGAAAATAAGCTTTACATCAAGAGAGGTGATAATAAAAATTCTATAACCTATATAATCATTTGAACTAGTTTTTCCAAATTCCATAGCAAAAGGGTAATGATTGGTACGAAAGCATCGCATATATTCATAATCTTCaagcttttacttttttttttttttttttgaaacatagaAAAACACAACACATTAGAGTGGAGCAAACACACAACCATAAAACCAAAACCATAAAACAGAAAACATAAAACAAGAAACATTCAGACCGAGAACCCAAATCCTGGCCCCGCCAACTATGCTACCCATCACCTCAAGAATCACATCCAGTCCACTCGTTGTAACTTATCACTGTCCTTGTATGAATAAAGTCCATACTGGCAATGTTATTATTAAATATTCTGGCATTACGTCCAATCAGATGTTCCAGATCACTGCAAAGAACGCTGTCATCCACACTTTCTGCCCTTGCCTTCTGTTGTGCATGCCAATCCAACTTCCGAACAGTTCTTTCATGTTCCCAGGAATAACCCACTCTCGACCAAAGAATCGCAACCAAGAGCACCGCACTTGCTAAGTTACCTCACACGTAATAAATAAATGCTCAACTGTTTCTATCCCTTTGCGACACAGGACACAGATATTATCACTATGAATATCAACTCCCAATCTAGTCAACCTCTCCTTGGTATTAATTCTACCAACTAGCACAAACCAACCAAAAAGCTCAATTTTAGGGGGTACCAGGCCTCTCCATAGAGCACTTGTGAAGCTATAGCTTGTGATCTCATTTCGACAGCGTCTCCGTTTGGATTACCTACATGAAGAATTTCGTGGAAAAGACTCATGTATTATCAAACTTCCACACCACACTATCCTCGTTCTCAGATGACAGCTTTACTGGCCTTAGTCGCTCATGCAGTTGATGGACAAATTCAAGCTCCCATTGGAACAGCTCCCTCCTCCATTGAAAATTTTATATCCAATCTAagccatcccaaaacccacagtccCCAATTACAGATCCTTGTTggcttgaaatagagaagagtCGTGAAAAATTCCCTCTCAGAGGATCACCTTGAACCCAATTATCTTCCCAAAACCGGGTTTTCCTACCATTGCCGACCTCCATCGCCAGACCACTCACCAGTTTATCTCGCACCCTTTGCTCTTTGATATTGAGCTGGCAAATGTCCTTCCAAGACCCCCCTTTGACCTGTAGAGACTGAGTTACTAGCGATATATTAGGGGACAGCTTGTTGCACGAACAGATAATCTTTTTCCACAACGGACATTCCTCATTTGaaaacctccaccaccacttaaataaaAGTGCTGAGTTTCTAAGCATTGCATCTCCCACCTCCAAGCCCCCAACCTTTTTCGGCGCCTGGACCAACTCCCACTTGACCAACGGTATGCTATAGGTTCTGTCCTCCTTATACCACATAAAATTCCTTTGTAAGGCAATTAGTTTATCCGCTACCGCCCGTGATATCTTATACAAGTTTAGGTAATAAATGGGCAAACTATTTAGTATCGATTTGATGAGTACAAGCTTACCAATTTTATTCAAAACATTCGTTTTCCATAAATTGAACTTCTGTTCCACCTTATCTATGATTGGTTTCCACGTCTTTACCACTCGCAGATTAACTTCTAAGAAAATTCCAAGGTATAAGCAACTCCTTCTTTTGGCATCCCAGTAGATAATAGATAGAAAGAGATTTCAATACTTATGTTTAAGAACATATAAGTAGTAATTGATAGAATTGAGAAAAGCTTATAAATACAACATTCAACATGAGAGtaacaaatatattaaataagaaCTTCTATCAAGTGATAAATATTACACGGTATATATAGAACtagcataaaaataataaaaatattatttgcacataatgtatttttataaattatatatataatttaatttatttttatatattttatattttaatatatattttacatttgaAGTTAATTTTAGTACGTATAGCATGATtgtaaaaataaatagtatttattaagagagataattttattaaaaatatgctTTACTTTTGTGGTAATTAACATGTTTTAAGTTATGCCTAGATATATATAGAAGAACTCTAtgcaaacataaaataaaaatgttttgttTTCCAAAGAAAACCAATAGAAAGAAGCTGCATCTGTCAATTCTTTTATTAGAcacccaaaaaaaaatatataccatATTCTCATGTCttacaaagaattaagattaatGTATCTGCATAATTTTTATCGGTgttcatatattaaaaataaattaaataccacatatatttatatatgataaataacttagtattattttttatatatacaatctcaatattataataaattttttatttattatgtttaaaagataacaataattttaaatttataaaaaaatgataaaaaatattttaaacattaatttgatttgtgttctttaattttaagagagaaaatgaGTTCGAGTAAAAATTTCAAAAGCCAACTTAAGTCACTTACAATGATAATATATCGGTGTTAAATGaacaaattatattataaaacctGACACTAAATTAAAACGCAGACAAACTACATTATAACAAGTGACCCTACCACTTACATCATGATGTCACGTTAAACACTTGATCACTCTGTTTCACATAGCCAAACCATATATAGGACTATCTATCTAATATCTATATTAATATGTCATGTCATGTATGATATTAACAAAAGATCACTCAAAGGACTATGAGTTATAAAGAAATTAAAGCAGTGTTGATCGGCATTAATTGACAATAAACATTGAATGCATAATTATCCTATCCTAAATGGCTTGTCTCAAAGATGGGACTTCTTAGTTCTGGACACAAGAAGACCGTAACTTCTGGAGGGTAGTTAGAGACTATAATGCTGCCCGTGTCACACACACACAACAATTGTGGCAGTCCCCATAAACACAACTCCCTGAATGAGTTGGGGAGAGTAATTATTGTGGCAGTCTCCATTGCAAATATCTCTTTGATTGACTTACAATAATCAACTTGTATTCTCTCTAGTTTTGGGAGTTTTGCAAGAGATGTATCTCTCATTAACCTTTCCATCCTATTGCAATGTTGAATCTTCAATTCACTCAAGTTGGGCAAGCCTATGAATTCATCATCTTTCCTCCAGATGGTGTCTAGTCTTTCCAAGTCATATAGAACCAAAGATTGAAGGTTTTGAAGATGTTGGCAGAAGAAACAGGGACCAGACAAAAAACACAATCTCTCTAATTTCGGGCAATAACTCACATCAATATTCCAACTTACTTATCACCCCTTGCACAATGTGTCCTGTTATAGATGTTCCTTGGAGATTAAGGTATTGCACATTAGTCAAACCAGATATCACAGGCCATGGTACACAAACAAGTTTTCTATTATTAGATAGATCAAGCCATCACTTAAAATATAGATTTTTAAGCTACAGATTTAcgtaattatataaataatgagacatgttgaacttaatttttttgtttttgatttaatGTGTTTTGAATTTAACTATAAACcaatttttagaattttgaatattttgtgAATGACACTATAGTATagataaattcattattttttttaaatggcaTTTATCTTTGTATACTTAATAGaaaatttacataattaatagattttaactaaatatatataaaggATTAATAAAAagccaaaaatatatttatgctTCTTACATTAATTCTACAAATTTTATATAAGAAAAAAGGTATTATTTACGTGGTTTTACAAATAAATTTATTGATTTGGTTAATAAAATTatccattgttttttttttaaattaggttAGTTTAAATATAAATTGGTTGCTACACcttgttatttttcaaaattgacATTGTGAAATATTACAtagaatttgttttttaaaagatACATTACATaggaatttttcaaaataatttttaaattaaaaattagaattatatttttttatttattatattttttaaaaataatatgagtGCTAAAAATATGTGTTTTTACTCTTTACAAATATATATACACTTAGTACTATACATGCACCAAATATGCATGCAGATGATATATTGAGTAGTTATTCCACGATATCTTAATTTCTATCTTTATTATTCTTTACCAAAGTCCAAACTCAATTGACATAATAATGTTAGGAGATGATGTATTgatgtgttttatgatgtttgtaAAGTAcacatgttttaatttttataaaaaagtaagtcttatctattaatatttatatttaaataataattagacACAAAATTTGTTGTCATCATAAAATTATCTAATatcattaaatttgaatttaaattcttgATATTTATTTAAAGTGAATTAACcgataaatcaattcaaattgatTAACTTATTGaactatttttatctttttagacttgacttaaattttaaataattaggtACCAATCAATTTACAGTTACGATAAAATTGGCCTAGATCATCATCTTAATTCCTAACAAAATTATGTTTGAAAAAGATACACCAACTTAATTGTTAAGGCATGACTTATAAATCTAATTTATCTAGTTAATGTATTAGTTATTACTATGGCCTGATTtgtataaataataacatatataactaaatataattaatcttattctattaattttatcttttcaaattgaaatttaaaaagttgttacaaacggttctagaattcaaattttaagttcaaATTTTAAATCAAGTACTTTAAATTAGACACATTTGTTCTCCAAAATTCAAAGGTAAAAATTCAGGTAACGGCTCTCAGCTATTAACTTCACAGTCGCATCTGAGTTttcatcaaactcaaaaccataaaaaaaaaattcatagaaAACTCAAGAACAATCAAAGAATTCCAAAAGAATGGAGAACAAGGATAACAAGAGAAAAGATCAACCTTCATCAGCCTCCACCAACCACCACCGCCGCCGCAACGTGAAACCAAAGCTTACGGCAGTTACTCCTCCCAATCCAGAGCCTCAACATCAAGAAATCAGAGAATTGCAGACACTCTCTCTCTTTCCTACCGAACCTtcatcttcttccaatcattcacaaGTTCCAGAGTTTTCATcgccaccacaaccaccaccgGCACCGGCCGTTGTCGACGACCTCGACATAGTCATCACTCCTCCCTTTCCATGGGCCACTGATCGTCCGGCAAAAATCAACACACTCCAATATCTCAACCAAAACAAGATCTTAACAATCAACGGAGACGTTCAATGTGGAAGCTGTCACAAAAAATTCGAAATGGAGTTTGATTTAAAACAAAAGGCTGCAGAGCATCGAAAGTTCTTGAAGGATCATAGAGATTCCTTGCATAATAGATGTCCAAAAGAGTGGATGAACCCGAATCCGATTGCATGCAAATTCTGCGGCCAAGAAAAATGTGTGAAGCCTGTTATTGGAAGCTGGAAGGAACACTCCATTAATTGGTTGTTTCTTTGGTTGGGTCAGTTCATAGGGTTCTGCACTTTAGAAGATTTGAGGTATTTTTGCAAGTACAATAAATTGCATAGAACTGCAGCCAAAGATCGTCTTGTTTTCAACGCTTACACTGAAATCTTCAAACAACTCATTCGAGCCGATTAGAAATCATAGTAGCATTCACTCTAGACATTAATATATTACACTAAGAGTTCAAGTTTTACTAACTGCAGTGCAAAGTAGTTTCAGATTCACAAGATTATTGAGAGTAGTTCCAAATAGGTTGCCTAAGAGTGGCACCTAAACAAGTGAACTTCAAACACTGCATCTTCTTTGTTGATTAGCTCAAAGATGCAAACATCTCCTGCTTTCAATCTACTTCCTCTACAAAATAGGCTCCAACCATTCGATAATGTGATTGGACTTCTGTATCTTGTGTAACGCAGCAACTTTATACGCCACCGTGTCTCTCCAAACTTGAATGTCACAATATGAGTctttttgaggtaatttctgatGAAGAAAGCTGGTATACTCTGCATCAAGTTATATGTATAACCGTGAGATTATAGCCTAGCACTTTAATGAGAAGCTCGAGTCATAAGAATTATTAAGAGATAAATAATGTATCTGATTTGTTGCTTAattgatacgtgcttcaaatgttcgtgatatgaagagttcaagtcttattcaaaagatattagtttatatttttagaatgttttaatttaatttaatatattttgattttgtttatttaattactagattgtgCCTTATGCTTATGGGCTTTAGGGGTTTCTTTGTTTttacctaataagaggttataaatacttCCTTAGCTATTGGAGGAGTCCCTCTTTTTCAGGAGTCTCTTCGTTCTTCGATTCAATTCCCAAACTACGAcattgacaagttaggttgagaagTCCCTAAATTTCCCTAAAttgattctctttgtattcaatttcaatctatcatttttatttttatttttattttcaattttaatgtatgttttttattcagtttgaatccttatcttcttgtttattttttattttttattttttatcattaattatgTTAAACTTACCGGTCTGCGTTGCCTCAGAAAGCTCGGCTTTATAATGATCATGAAAAATGGATTTTCTGAGGTGAATTTCTTAGCTTCTTTCAGGGCTTCTTCATTTGGCTCAAAGCCGGGAGGAGTCGCCATTGAAGTTTCTTGAGTTTCCTTTTTGACTGCAGCATGCAAACAAATCCACATAATTTTAGAATGCACTCAGTAGCAACTAATTACACTATTGTTTTTTGTAAAGAAGTTTTGGCAATAATTATGGAAATAGTTGAAATACTTTTAATGTCACAACCCCAGTGGAAAAAGAATATTCTTGTCACAAACTATCCATGCTAAAGGCCTCAGCAATTACATGAAAAAATTGAGATAATATTGATCCACAAGATTGTGTAACTGCACAAATGGTAAAGAGTCAAAACCTTTTTTTCCCCTTAACAATTGAGCACTTATGATTTTTGTGAGTAACAAGATCTTGCTTGCAATTGGCCACACAGCATAAATTTGTCCTGAATTTACCTTTAATCACAATGTCACTCTTGCTTTCAACATAATTGACTTTCCCTGGTTCTAAACAATTGACTCTGTCTCCTTCAACTGTTCATAAAGAATAAAAAAGCAACCATTACAATGCAGAAGCAGAACAATTTGGGACTCTTTCACTGAAATACCAACTAGAATAATTACCTTGTGATAGCGGAAGTTCCTCTTCTTCAATTCGAGTTATGGATACCTTAAAATAAAGGTCTTTGGGATTGGTGAGCTCAAAAACACAAATGTCCCCTACATTCAAACTATTGTCTTTTGCAAATCTCTTCCATCCAGAACTGAATTTGCCAAAACTGTAAGTAACAGCCCATGTTCTCCCCCCATCATGGACCTCAAGGATGGCTGTTGCATGCTTCTTCAAATATTTTGCTGTGAATTTTGAAGGGATATTCTGGTGGTTCTTTTGGAAGTTAGAAAATCTATGGACCAAAAAATGTAGGTGAAAAAATATCATAACAGATGCAAAAAATGAAGAAAGCTCACCATTGAGTAACTGTTAGCATAGGAAGGTTTCATGATAACCATGAAAGAGGGGTTTTGTTTGGATTTGGAAGTTGTAGCTTTGTTTAAGGTTTGCTTTAACCGTTCCACTCTTGGACATGGAGTGCTACCACCTATATCCTCTGAAAATTTGAACATGGGTTTGTTGTCATGAAAACTTGATTAGATGAATGCTACAGTGCCTATCACATTGTACCTAAATTACTAAAAAGAGtaaacaaataatatttaataaattttacataatttactttttactttaaacattttattttttactttagaaGGTAAGTTAGGCAATTTAGGAACCATAGAACTCACCACTTGATTATTATTATGTCCTCTATGTTTGCAACAAATTTGTGGACAGAAAGAACAATGACAGAAACATAACTCTTCTGCCTTGTCTCTACTCCTGTCTCTATATTTTCGTTATCGATCCACTTACCAAACACAGCTAAAGATCCCTATTAAATACACAAAATGAAAAACATACCATCCAATTCTTTCTTAATAGATGCAAATGTTGACTTGTCAAAGCTTGTTCCTTGACACTCATTACCATTAATTTGGTGAATAAGAGGCAAGTTTTGCAAACTGCAGCTTGTTCTAACTTCTCTAGTTGTGTTTGATGGCTGAGGATAAAACATTGGTGATTTCATTCTATTGTTTTGGCTTTGAGGCATATCATCGAACACTTGATCTGCCTCATGACTGATCTGTTCAATGTtttcattttcttgttgaatGACATGGAAAGGATAATCTATTTCAAGGCCACTCACTTCACATATTTGTACCTCAAATTGAGAAGTGTTTTTGTATTCAAAAAACAGCAAATGCCCATGATCTAGAGAGTAATACATAGCAAACTCATTCCAACCATGTTCAAGAAAAATCCCATCATCATGCTTAGTCCATTCTACTTTCCATTCGGTTCCGTCCGGAGGCTTAAGAAACACTGGGTTTGATAGGCCATCACCATATTTCCTAGTGAAACTGGTTGGGATCTTCTGCAAATATTCATAACAGAAAATTGAAAAACTTAATCAATGATATAATTTAACTAAGTCATTAGCTACTATATCAAAACAAGTTCAAAGTATTGGAAAGGATAAAATAATGTGTATTTTCACTTTTCAGAACAATGCATGCAAATGCAAGATATAAATTGAACTAATAAATGATGTGGAATTATCAAAAACACTTCAAAATTGTACTAATAACTTTAACAGAAATACCCTCTATATTAATCTTCTACTAATGCACATAAAAACCATGTTCAACCCAAATCATTTACAACAATTAGGATTTTAAATAACAAAAGTAACTATATAGTAAACATTTGTGTGAGTTTGTAACTGTCCTGTTCATTGGCAAGAGTTTCTTCCAGATACTGAAAACCCTAAAGAAAATTGAAGATGGTGAGCCAATTAAGAATGCTTACAAGTTTTCCGTCTTCAAGAGTTGTTGAAAGTATGATCTTGAAGAAAAGGACTGCATTGGAATTATTCATGGGTGGTGGTGTGGCTTGATCTTCCTCATTCATTTTCCTAAGCTTTTCAGGCTCACCAATGTTGTAATGAAGTATGGACACTCTTTAGATTAGTCAAAACCAATAATTAAATTCAACCATTATATTGGTACACCAAAttcaactattaaaattaatttttaatataaaatatatattaaaaataaattaaataatatatatttatatataaatatatagtaattaatttttttaattaattttaatataaaaataatatttttgcatAAATTATATTGGTAAAAATTCAGGTGTagttgacttcacgtgaaatAGATAGTTGAGAgtcataagataaaaatttagttaaatcaatcaaatcatctaacagctctcaattatcaacgtcacgtgaagtcgactgcatctTAGTTTCCatcaattatattaaaaatatacattaatatgtcatattattttataaaaaatattatttatatattaaaattaactactaaaattaatta from Arachis hypogaea cultivar Tifrunner chromosome 10, arahy.Tifrunner.gnm2.J5K5, whole genome shotgun sequence includes:
- the LOC112717073 gene encoding B3 domain-containing transcription factor VRN1, yielding MNEEDQATPPPMNNSNAVLFFKIILSTTLEDGKLKIPTSFTRKYGDGLSNPVFLKPPDGTEWKVEWTKHDDGIFLEHGWNEFAMYYSLDHGHLLFFEYKNTSQFEVQICEVSGLEIDYPFHVIQQENENIEQISHEADQVFDDMPQSQNNRMKSPMFYPQPSNTTREVRTSCSLQNLPLIHQINGNECQGTSFDKSTFASIKKELDEDIGGSTPCPRVERLKQTLNKATTSKSKQNPSFMVIMKPSYANSYSMNIPSKFTAKYLKKHATAILEVHDGGRTWAVTYSFGKFSSGWKRFAKDNSLNVGDICVFELTNPKDLYFKVSITRIEEEELPLSQVEGDRVNCLEPGKVNYVESKSDIVIKVKKETQETSMATPPGFEPNEEALKEAKKFTSENPFFMIIIKPSFLRQRRPSIPAFFIRNYLKKTHIVTFKFGETRWRIKLLRYTRYRSPITLSNGWSLFCRGSRLKAGDVCIFELINKEDAVFEVHLFRCHS